The DNA window TCCACCTCACCGACGACTTGCGCGTGCAACAGGCCTGGATTTCGGGCAGGGTAAGGTGACCCGGCAGGAGCTTTCCGGACGGGAATGTCGGCTCTGGTCTATCGAGGAAGGTCGGGCTAGTTTGCCGTCACACAGCATGTGAGGGAAGTCGCGATGGATTTCGTTCCCGATACCATCATCATCCTGCAGTTCGCGGTGGCGGTTTTCGTGCTGGCGATCACGCCCGGGCCAGACATGACGCTGTTCGTCGGGCGCGCGCTGTCGCAGGGGCGGGCGGCGGGGTTTGCCTGCATGTTCGGCGCCATGACGGGCATTGTGATCCACACGGCGCTTGTTGCGCTGGGCTTGTCGGCGCTGCTCGTGGCATCGCCCACGGCCTTCTGGATCCTGAAGATCTTCGGCGCGGGCTATCTGGTCTGGCTCGCCTGGCAGGCGCTCCGCCACGGCTCCGCTTTCAATCCGGAGGCACGCACGGGCAAGCAGGCTTCGCTCTTCAAGAACTGGGCCACCGGGCTTGGCATCAATCTGCTCAACCCGAAGATCATCCTCTTCTTCATGACCTTCCTGCCGCAGTTCGTCTCGCCGAGCGATCCGCATGCGCCGGGAAAACTGTTCTTCCTCGGCGTGCTCTTCATTCCGCTGTCGCTGCCCATCGTCGCGCCCATGGTGATCGCGGCGGACAAGTTCGCCGGGCTTCTGCGGAAGAGCCCGACAGTGACACGCGTGGTGGACTACCTGTTTGCCGGCGTATTCTCCGCCTTCGCGCTGAAGATCCTGACAGCCCAGGCGCGGTAAGGGCGTGTGGCTCAGGCCTCGCCGTGGCCGGCGATCATCATCGCCTCGAGCTTCAGGCGCTCCGTCTTCTTCATGCGCTCCGACGCCGATTTGAGCTGCCCGCAGGCGGCGAGGATGTCGCGGCCGCGCGGGGTGCGGATCGGCGAGGCATAGCCGGCGCGGTTCACCAGCTCGGCGAATTTCTCGATCTGCTCCCAGTCCGAGCATTCATAGGCGCTGCCCGGCCACGGATTGAACGGGATCAGGTTGATCTTGGCCGGAATGCCCCGCAAGAGCCGCACCAGCTCGCGGGCGTCCTCGAGGGAATCGTTGACGCCCTTCAGCATCACATATTCGAAGGTGATGCGGCGGGCGTTCGACAGGCCGGGATAGGCGCGGCAGGCGTCGAGCAAATCCTTCAGCGGGTATTTCCTGTTGATGGGCACAAGCTCGTTGCGAAGCTCGTCGCGCACCGCATGCAGCGAGATCGCCAGCATGACGCCGATCTCTTCGCCGGTACGGTAGATTTCAGGGACGACACCAGAGGTGGAAAGCGTGATGCGGCGCCTGGACAGCGACAGGCCTTCCCCATCCGAGGCGACGAGAAGCGCCTGCTTGACATTCTCGAAATTGTAGAGCGGCTCGCCCATGCCCATCATGACGATGTTGGTGACCTTGCGGCCTTCGGCCGGAACGATCGCGCCATCGGGCGTGTCGGCATCCGGGAAGTCGCCGAGGCGATCACGGGCGACCAGAAGCTGGTCGAGGATTTCGCCGGCCGTCAGGTTGCGCACCATCTTCTGCGTGCCGGTATGGCAGAAGGAACAGGTGAGAGTGCAGCCGACCTGCGAGGAGATGCAGAGCGTCCCGCGGTCCTCCTCGGGGATGTAGACCGTCTCGACCTCGACGGGACGGCCGGCGCCACGCGGCGGAAAGCGCAGAAGCCATTTGCGCGTGCCGTCCTGCGAGATCTGCTCTTCCACGATCTCCGGCCGCGCGATGGTGAAGTGCTCGTCGAGGGCGGCCCGCAGTTCCTTGGAAATGTTGAACATGCGGGAGAAATCGGAGACGCCGCGCACGTAAAGCCAGTGCCACAATTGGCGCACGCGCATGCGCACCTGCCGCTCGGGCACGCCGATGGAGGCGAGCGCGCCGGCCATCTCCTCGCGCGACAGGCCGATGAGCGCCTTCTTTTCCGCCCGCATGTCGGTGCGCAGGAACGCACGGCTTTCAGGGGTCGATGTATCGATCGTCAGGGTCATGATGCTCTAACATATAGGGCGGCACCCAGGCCGCCCGCTACTCTTGCGGGCGCTCATAGCACAAGAGGCGCGCGTGGTCACCCTTTGCCGCATTTGGTGCGATGATATCCGCTTACGCGGCACATATAGGCCTAAATTCTTGATCGCCGGCGGAAGCATCCATGCCTGAACGTCCGTGCGGTAAGACGATCGAATGAGAAACCGATCCGCACCTGCCCCTCACAGATAAAGCAGAGAGCGGCCCTTCTCGTTGAAGAGATGCATCTTGCCGGGCTGCGCTTCCAGCGAGACGATCTCTCCCCGGGCGAATTTCTGCACTCCCGGCAGCTTTACGACCATCGGCTGCGGCGCGTTCTCGACATCGAGATAGACGTTCGTGACCTCGCCCAGGGATTCCACGATGTCCACGCGGCCGTCGATCAAGCCGCTGCCGTTGGAGGCGATCGTCAGGTCCTCGGGCCGCACGCCGAGATGGATTTCCTGACCCGTCATTCCGGCGGGCGAGGGGATGGGCAGGTCGGCCTTGCGCTGCCCGAGCGAGATGGTCGTCTGCTCGCCGGCCTTCTCGATCCGGGCGCGCTGCACGTTCATGGCGGGCGAGCCGATGAACTGGGCGACGAAGAGATTCGCCGGTCTTTCGTAAAGCTCGATCGGCGCCCCGACCTGCTCGATATCGCCGGCCGAAAGCACGACGATGCGGTCGGCCAGCGTCATGGCCTCCACCTGATCATGCGTCACATAGATCATGGTGGAGTCCGGCATCGACTCCTTGAGCTTGGCGATCTCGATCCGCGTTGCGACGCGCAGGGCGGCGTCGAGATTGGAAAGCGGCTCGTCGAACAGGAACACCTTCGGGTCGCGCACGATGGCGCGGCCGATCGCGACGCGCTGGCGCTGGCCGCCGGACAGCGCCTTGGGCAGGCGGTCGAGGTAGGGGGTCAGCTGCAGGATCTCCGCGGCTGCATGCACGCGCTTCTCGATCTCCGCCTTCGGCGCCTTGGCGATCTTCATGCCGAAAGCCATGTTGTCGTAGACACTCATATGCGGATAAAGCGCATAGGACTGGAACACCATGGCGATGCCGCGCTGCGACGGAGGGATGTCGTTCACCCGCTCCTCGCCGATATACATGTCGCCGCCGGTGATGGTCTCCAGTCCCGCGATCATGCGCAGCAGCGTGGACTTGCCGCAGCCCGACGGCCCCACAAAGACGACGAACTCGCCCGTCTTGATCTCCAGGTCGATGCCGTGGATGACCTCGGTCGCCCCGTAATTCTTCTTGATGTTCTTCATCAGAACGCCGGCCATCAGTGCTCTCCCCGGTTGCCCACGATGTTTCTTCCTGCCGAATGAACAGTGATGTCGCCATCCATGCCGCGGTCACCCTCCCTTCACGGAGCCCGAAAGCAGCCCGCGGACGAGGTAGCGCTGCAGCGCGAAAAAGACGACGATCGGCACCACGATGGCGACGAAGGCCGAGGCGGTGAGGATTTCCCAGTCGCCGCCGCGCGAACCGAGCAGTTCGCGCAAACGTCCCGTCAGCACGAGTTGCTCTTCATTGTTGCCCAGGAACACGGTCGCGATCAGAAGATCGTTCCACACCCACAGGAACTGGAAGATTGCGAAGGAGGCGAGCGCCGGGAAGGAAAGCGGCAGGACGATCTTGCGGAAGATCTCGAAATCCGAAGCTCCGTCCACTCTCGCGCTCTCGATGATCTCACGGGGCAGACCGGCGATGTAGTTGCGCAGGAGATACACCGCGAGCGGCAGGCCGAAGCCCGTATGGGCGAGCCAGATGCCGATAAAGGATTTTCCGACCCCGATGTCGTTGTAGAGCCTCAGGAGCGGAATCAGCGCCATCTGCAGCGGCACCACGATCAAGCCGACGATGGTGGCCAGAAGCAGCGCCCGGCCGGGAAACTGCATCCAGGAGAGCGCATAGGCCGCATAGGCCGCGATCAGGATGGGGATCACCGTTGCGGGTATCGTCACCGTCAGCGTATTGATGAAGCTCTGGCCGATCCCTTCGGAGAACAGCACGCGCTCGTAGTTCTCGGCGGTGAATTTCGGCGCCTCGAGCGACGTGACGAAAAGGCGCTGTCCGCGGCCGCCCTCCGGCTGTTCCGGATAGGAGATCACGTAGTCGCCGTTTTCCTCCACGGTCATGGTGCCGCCGCCGCGCATCTCCGCGGTGGCACCGGGCTCGAACTCGCGCGGCCGCTGGATGGAGGTGCCGAAGGCGCTTATGCTGCCGGAGCCTTCTGCGAAGACATTGCCGCGCAGCACCCATTGCCCGTTCTCCTCGACCGCCTCCTCCGGCGGGGCGGAGCGGGCCACGATGTTGCGCTCGGCGGAAGTCAGCGCCGTCCACCAGCCGCTGACGACGAGTTGGTCCCGGTCGCGGAAGGAGGAGACGAGGATGCCGAACGTGGGGATGGTCCAGACCGCCACGAGCAGGAGGACCGCGAGGTGAACCGCCCAGGTGAGCGCGGGGCGGGTGCCGACTGCCGTGCTCATCGCGTTCCCTTTCTTGCCTCGCGGACGTTCCAGATCATGATCGGTACGACCATGATCATGATGACGAGCGCAATGGTGGAGGCGCGGCCGAAGTCGAGCCCGCGGAACATCCAGTCGAACATGTAGTTGGCGAGCACCTGGGTGCCCCACTGGCCGTTCGTCATGGCGATCACGATGTCGAAGACCTTGAGGACCAGGATGGTGATCGTCGTCCACACCACGGCGATGGTGCTCCAGATCTGAGGAACCTTGATCTTGTAGAAGATCTGGAAAGGCGAGGCGCCGTCGATGATCGCCGCCTCGATGGTCTCTTCCGGAATGCCGCGAAGGGCCGCCGAGAGGATGACCATGGCGAAGCCCGTCTGGATCCAGATCAGCACCACCATGAGGAAGAAGTTGTTCCAGAGCGGAATGGTGAGCCAGGCCTGCGGCTCGCCGCCGAACGAAGTGACGATGGCGTTCAGGAGGCCGATCTGCCCGGAGCCGGCCGGACGGTAGTCGTAGATGAATTTCCAGATCACGCTGGCGCCGACGAAGGAGATCGCCATGGGCATGAAGATCAGGCTCTTGGCGATATTGCCCCAGCCGATGCGGTCGGTAAGCGTTGCCGCGATCAGGCCGAAAAACGTGGCGGCGGTGGGCACCACGATGAGCCACAGGATGTTGTTGCGCACACTTTCGCGGAAGGCGGCGTCATGGATGAGCCAGTTGTAGTTGTAGCCGCCCACCCAGTGCTCACCGTTGGGGCCGTGGAAGCTCAGAACGATCGAATTGACCACCGGGTAGACGAGATAGATGCCGAGGATGATGATCGCGGGACCGAGGAACAGCCAGGGCCGGATGGCGTTCGCCTTGGTCAGGTTGGCCGCGACATTTGCGCCCGTGCCCGGATAGATCGTATCCAGAAGCCTGTTCGAGCTCCAGAAATAGCCGAAGCAGGC is part of the Chelativorans sp. AA-79 genome and encodes:
- a CDS encoding LysE family translocator, with translation MDFVPDTIIILQFAVAVFVLAITPGPDMTLFVGRALSQGRAAGFACMFGAMTGIVIHTALVALGLSALLVASPTAFWILKIFGAGYLVWLAWQALRHGSAFNPEARTGKQASLFKNWATGLGINLLNPKIILFFMTFLPQFVSPSDPHAPGKLFFLGVLFIPLSLPIVAPMVIAADKFAGLLRKSPTVTRVVDYLFAGVFSAFALKILTAQAR
- the rlmN gene encoding 23S rRNA (adenine(2503)-C(2))-methyltransferase RlmN, with the protein product MTLTIDTSTPESRAFLRTDMRAEKKALIGLSREEMAGALASIGVPERQVRMRVRQLWHWLYVRGVSDFSRMFNISKELRAALDEHFTIARPEIVEEQISQDGTRKWLLRFPPRGAGRPVEVETVYIPEEDRGTLCISSQVGCTLTCSFCHTGTQKMVRNLTAGEILDQLLVARDRLGDFPDADTPDGAIVPAEGRKVTNIVMMGMGEPLYNFENVKQALLVASDGEGLSLSRRRITLSTSGVVPEIYRTGEEIGVMLAISLHAVRDELRNELVPINRKYPLKDLLDACRAYPGLSNARRITFEYVMLKGVNDSLEDARELVRLLRGIPAKINLIPFNPWPGSAYECSDWEQIEKFAELVNRAGYASPIRTPRGRDILAACGQLKSASERMKKTERLKLEAMMIAGHGEA
- the ugpC gene encoding sn-glycerol-3-phosphate ABC transporter ATP-binding protein UgpC, whose translation is MAGVLMKNIKKNYGATEVIHGIDLEIKTGEFVVFVGPSGCGKSTLLRMIAGLETITGGDMYIGEERVNDIPPSQRGIAMVFQSYALYPHMSVYDNMAFGMKIAKAPKAEIEKRVHAAAEILQLTPYLDRLPKALSGGQRQRVAIGRAIVRDPKVFLFDEPLSNLDAALRVATRIEIAKLKESMPDSTMIYVTHDQVEAMTLADRIVVLSAGDIEQVGAPIELYERPANLFVAQFIGSPAMNVQRARIEKAGEQTTISLGQRKADLPIPSPAGMTGQEIHLGVRPEDLTIASNGSGLIDGRVDIVESLGEVTNVYLDVENAPQPMVVKLPGVQKFARGEIVSLEAQPGKMHLFNEKGRSLLYL
- a CDS encoding carbohydrate ABC transporter permease — encoded protein: MSTAVGTRPALTWAVHLAVLLLVAVWTIPTFGILVSSFRDRDQLVVSGWWTALTSAERNIVARSAPPEEAVEENGQWVLRGNVFAEGSGSISAFGTSIQRPREFEPGATAEMRGGGTMTVEENGDYVISYPEQPEGGRGQRLFVTSLEAPKFTAENYERVLFSEGIGQSFINTLTVTIPATVIPILIAAYAAYALSWMQFPGRALLLATIVGLIVVPLQMALIPLLRLYNDIGVGKSFIGIWLAHTGFGLPLAVYLLRNYIAGLPREIIESARVDGASDFEIFRKIVLPLSFPALASFAIFQFLWVWNDLLIATVFLGNNEEQLVLTGRLRELLGSRGGDWEILTASAFVAIVVPIVVFFALQRYLVRGLLSGSVKGG
- a CDS encoding sugar ABC transporter permease, with the protein product MVLGVAACFGYFWSSNRLLDTIYPGTGANVAANLTKANAIRPWLFLGPAIIILGIYLVYPVVNSIVLSFHGPNGEHWVGGYNYNWLIHDAAFRESVRNNILWLIVVPTAATFFGLIAATLTDRIGWGNIAKSLIFMPMAISFVGASVIWKFIYDYRPAGSGQIGLLNAIVTSFGGEPQAWLTIPLWNNFFLMVVLIWIQTGFAMVILSAALRGIPEETIEAAIIDGASPFQIFYKIKVPQIWSTIAVVWTTITILVLKVFDIVIAMTNGQWGTQVLANYMFDWMFRGLDFGRASTIALVIMIMVVPIMIWNVREARKGTR